From the genome of Vicia villosa cultivar HV-30 ecotype Madison, WI linkage group LG2, Vvil1.0, whole genome shotgun sequence, one region includes:
- the LOC131649520 gene encoding uncharacterized protein LOC131649520 — translation MELVDLPTIGGKFTWFKSNGKAMSRLDRFLLSESLVDDWKVDGQFIGERDVSDHAPIWLKNNRKDWGPKPFKFNNLWFKHEEFYNFVEDEWNKIVVKGRGDYCLVEKLKTLRSRISWWNKTVYGWIDLKIDKDVKEMHSLDNLFVHFAGNVPEEVVEKRLKVIEEEGTPYAPWSLGGRLEEVKEIKDFIFKHFDGFFKEEVSTRPEPHGINLKVLSLGDSLDLEKPFSEEEIKDAIWSCDGKKSPGPDGFSLEFFKRFWLILKDDLMKLCNDFYLKGTLVKAITSSFLALIPKKNNPQDLSEYRPICLVGSIYKILAKILAARMRGVLDKLISINQTAFVPGRSMMDGVLMVNEMLDWAKRKKRGCLLLKVDFEKAYNSISWNYLRWIMGKMRFGKRWMKWMESCIFSSHVSVLVNGSATKEFKVQRGLRQGDPISPFLFVITMEGLSALMKKSVEVGDFQPFKYGEEDYVDILQFADDTIIIGEPTCDNLWSMKVILRGFGLVSGSFPFKFLGIWVGERANKTKVWKDVVTDIKSRLSRWKRRNISIGGRVTLIGAVLNTILIFTLSFYKAPSMIIKEIRGLLSNFLWNGNANKRSIHWVKWENVCKPKEKSWLGIRDVGDLNRALLLKWKWRILKEDKAIWSRFLLLRYHNPKFKVLASCGEVLNRDDSSWWRDIVLNDFKEEEGVEGFIDWINCDCKNGNNILFWHSCWLGDQTLRDSLPHLFDLSTNKLCKVSDVISWSEGAFSWNVNAHFGLDGLDILNSFSSHSVQNDNILDIALPLRELKESLESINPTNLEHDVFQWKLNPTGVFSVASVSSLVSNAKDNAWPINTIKLLETMWKTKVPKKVHIFSWRFFVDRLPLKDLLLHRGVSNLDSLDCVFCSNHPESSEHLFFHCNVSKAVWEKIFNWLGNDLEFNLEEFKTFGCIQQKVKKHNIRAKLSSI, via the exons ATGGAGTTAGTGGATCTCCCTACAATAGGTGGAAAGTTTACTTGGTTCAAAAGCAACGGGAAGGCTATGAGTAGGCTTGATAGATTCTTATTATCGGAGAGTCTTGTAGATGATTGGAAGGTGGATGGTCAATTTATAGGAGAGAGGGATGTGTCGGATCATGCTCCCATTTGGTTGAAAAATAATAGAAAGGATTGGGGTCCTAAGCCGTTTAAGTTCAACAATTTATGGTTTAAGCATGAAGAGTTTTATAATTTCGTGGAAGACGAGTGGAACAAAATAGTGGTTAAAGGGAGAGGAGATTATTGCTTGGTTGAAAAGTTGAAAACTCTTAGAAGCCGGATCTCTTGGTGGAACAAAACGGTTTATGGGTGGATTGATCTCAAGATTGACAAAGACGTGAAAGAGATGCATTCTTTAGATAacttgtttgttcattttgcaggtaatgttCCGGAAGAGGTGGTtgagaaaaggttgaaagtg atagaagaagaaggaaCACCTTATGCACCATGGAGTCTAGGGGGAAGATTAGAGGAGGTCAAGGAGATTAAAGACTTCATTTTTAAGCACTTTGATGGATTCTTTAAAGAAGAGGTTAGTACTAGACCGGAACCGCATGGGATTAACTTGAAAGTGCTTTCTTTAGGGGATTCTTTGGATCTTGAAAAACCTTTTTCCGAAGAAGAGATCAAGGATGCTATTTGGTCGTGCGATGGGAAAAAAAGCCCGGGCCCGGATGGCTTCTCTTTGGAGTTCTTCAAAAGATTTTGGCTTATTCTTAAAGATGATTTGATGAAGTTATGCAATGATTTCTACTTAAAAGGTACGCTTGTCAAAGCCATCACCTCTTCTTTTCTTGCGCTTATTCCAAAAAAGAATAATCCTCAAGACTTGTCCGAGTATCGCCCTATTTGCCTAGTGGGGAGTATTTATAAGATTCTTGCGAAGATTTTGGCAGCTAGAATGAGAGGTGTTTTGGATAAATTGATTTCTATCAATCAAACCGCCTTTGTTCCGGGTAGGAGTATGATGGACGGGGTTCTAATGGTTAATGAGATGCTAGATTgggcaaaaagaaaaaagaggggGTGTCTTTTacttaaagtggattttgaaaaagcttACAATTCTATTTCTTGGAATTACCTTAGATGGATCATGGGAAAAATGAGGTTTGGGAAgagatggatgaaatggatggaatcTTGTATCTTCTCTAGTCACGTGTCTGTTTTGGTGAATGGTAGTGCTACTAAAGAATTTAAAGTTCAAAGAGGTCTTCGTCAAGGTGACCCGATTTCTCCTTTCCTATTTGTTATAACTATGGAAGGTCTTAGTGCTCTCATGAAGAAATCGGTGGAGGTGGGGGATTTTCAACCTTTCAAATACGGTGAAGAAGATTAtgtggatattctccaatttgcggatgacaccatTATTATCGGAGAACCTACATGCGACAACCTTTGGAGCATGAAAGTGATTTTGAGAGGATTTGGACTTGTTTcg GGATCCTTTCCTTTTAAATTTCTTGGTATTTGGGTGGGAGAAAGAGCTAACAAGACGAAGGTGTGGAAGGATGTGGTTACTGATATAAAATCAAGATTGTCGAGGTGGAAGAGGAGAAACATTTCCATTGGTGGAAGGGTGACTCTTATTGGTGCGGTGCTTAACACAATTCTTATTTTTACCCTATCTTTTTATAAAGCACCGAGCATGATCATCAAAGAGATTAGAGGACTTCTTAGTAACTTTTTGTGGAATGGAAATGCAAATAAAAGAAGTAtacattgggtgaagtgggagaaTGTTTGCAAACCTAAGGAGAAAAGCTGGCTAGGTATTAGAGATGTTGGTGATTTAAATAgagctctcctcctcaaatggaagtggagaattttgaaggAGGACAAAGCCATTTGGAGTAGATTCCTACTCTTGAGATATCATAATCCGAAATTCAAAGTTCTAGCTTCTTGTGGGGAAGTTTTAAATCGGGATGATTCAAGTTGGTGGAGAGATATTGTCCTTAATGATTTTAAAGAAGAGGAAGGGGTTGAAGGCTTTATTGATTGGATCAATTGTGATTGTAAGAATGGTAACAacattcttttttggcatagttgttggttgggtGATCAAACTCTTCGCGATTCCTTACCGCATTTGTTCGACCTCTCAACCAATAAACTTTGCAAGGTTAGTGATGTCATTTCTTGGAGCGAAGGTGCTTTTTCTTGGAATGTCAATGCCCACTTCGGCCTTGACGGTTTGGACATCCTGAATTCGTTTTCCTCCCACTCCGTTCAAAATGACAACATCTTGGATATAGCTCTTCCATTGAGGGAATTAAAAGAGTCTTTGGAGAGCATTAATCCGACCAATTTGGAGCATGATGTTTTTCAGTGGAAACTAAATCCTACCGGTGTTTTTTCGGTTGCAAGTGTGTCTAGCTTGGTTTCTAACGCCAAAGACAATGCTTGGCCAATCAATACTATTAAGTTGTTGGAAACAATGTGGAAGACTAAGGTACCGAAAAAAGTCCATattttttcttggagattcttTGTTGACCGACTCCCATTGAAAGACCTTTTGCTTCATAGAGGGGTGTCTAATCTCGATTCTCTTGATTGTGTCTTTTGTTCCAATCATCCGGAATCTTCGGAACACCTCTTCTTTCATTGCAATGTTTCGAAAGCGGTTTGGGAGAAAATTTTCAATTGGTTGGGAAACGATTTGGAGTTCAACTTGGAAGAGTTCAAAACCTTCGGTTGCATTCAACAAAAGGTGAAGAAACACAACATTCGAGCTAAATTAAGTTCAATTTAG
- the LOC131651618 gene encoding protein IQ-DOMAIN 29-like gives MGKGKSPGKWIKSLFSGKKSSSKSSSSSKKNDIFKSLSNKDSLGSSELTVSNPIPTVDSLLISPPITGTNVVKGLFSEKEVVNQSSSHERDIVSNGEEVAQVAPSVTNFASQVDLETVTITDAAIKLQAACRGYQARGEFQTQKAITQLQALIRGHLVRRHAVSALYCVKRIVKFQALARGYNVRRSDIGLEVLKIRKDTQCSQSIGAATSTEAEKLPDNVFVHKLLASSSHAFPLSLSSDLGEPYLAENWLDRWTRSQFWAPLPKLKKKLESASVEKNISSGTVEKGQGKRNTRKSPTVKANDGSSSGSNKQKQGLKKDSNHSLVSALEHENPKKELEKSSLKKSRMQNVSEKSEIVSEKRKHSSRTISDHTVTDVLEQGPNSSSEKMKVITVPKSEESYPEKSLGKKALEENNDKPKKSINGSAIDKKSLGQKAPEDSNDKPKKSLNGDAKEEKGLGKKALEDNNDKPKKSLNGGAKEEKGLGHKALEDNNDEPKKSLDSGVKEEKGLGQKALEEKGDNDPAAVLQTSVKNVGDVKIGVSEDLNGGDKIISNNNQRRASLPANFNDQENELHNTPRLPSYMAPTESAKARLRGQGSPRFATDFLDKNSLTRRHSLSSSFNSKSGSFSPRAEKLVSLSNRGVPRTDKSLSSSRDGTDKLTQPQWRR, from the exons ATGGGGAAAGGAAAAAGTCCTGGGAAGTGGATCAAGAGCTTGTTCTCGGGGAAGAAATCGTCGTCGAAGTCGTCTAGTTCGTCGAAGAAGAATGATATTTTT AAATCTTTGAGTAACAAGGATAGTTTGGGGTCTTCTGAGTTAACTGTGTCTAATCCAATTCCAACTGTGGATTCTTTGCTAATATCTCCGCCGATAACTGGAACTAATGTTGTCAAAGGATTGTTTTCGGAAAAGGAAGTAGTTAATCAGTCATCATCACATGAGAGGGATATTGTGTCAAATGGAGAGGAAGTGGCTCAGGTGGCACCGTCTGTAACTAATTTTGCGTCTCAAGTTGATCTTGAGACAGTCACGATTACAGATGCAGCTATTAAACTTCAGGCTGCTTGTAGAGGCTATCAG GCTCGCGGGGAATTTCAAACACAAAAAGCTATCACACAGCTGCAAGCTCTTATTCGTGGTCACTTGGTTAGAAGACATGCTGTTTCTGCTTTGTATTGTGTGAAGAGAATTGTTAAATTCCAAGCATTGGCTCGTGGTTACAATGTTAGGCGTTCTGATATTGGGCTTGAAGTCCTGAAAATTCGTAAG GATACCCAATGTTCACAATCTATTGGTGCAGCTACATCCACAGAGGCAGAGAAGCTGCCCGATAATGTCTTTGTCCACAAG CTGCTGGCTTCATCGTCCCATGCTTTTCCTCTATCTCTCAGTAGCGATCTTGGAGAACCTTACTTGGCTGAAAACTGGCTTGACCGTTGGACTAGGTCACAGTTTTGGGCACCTCTTCCTAAATTGAAGAAGAAACTTGAGTCAGCATCTGTTGAAAAAAATATCAGTTCTGGAACAGTTGAAAAGGGACAAGGTAAAAGGAATACTCGGAAATCTCCTACTGTGAAAGCTAATGATGGTTCAAGTTCAGGTTCTAACAAGCAGAAACAAGGTCTAAAAAAGGATTCAAATCACTCATTGGTTTCAGCTCTGGAACACGAAAACCCAAAGAAAGAACTTGAGAAAAGCAGTCTAAAAAAATCTCGCATGCAGAATGTTTCAGAAAAATCGGAGATTGTTAGTGAGAAAAGAAAACACAGCTCTAGGACAATTTCAGATCATACTGTTACTGATGTTTTGGAGCAGGGGCCAAACTCCTCTTCTGAGAAAATGAAAGTGATAACAGTGCCAAAGTCTGAAGAGTCTTATCCTGAGAAAAGTCTTGGAAAGAAAGCATTAGAAGAGAATAATGATAAGCCAAAGAAGAGCATAAATGGAAGTGCCATAGACAAGAAAAGTCTTGGACAGAAAGCACCAGAAGATAGTAATGATAAGCCAAAAAAGAGCTTAAATGGTGATGCGAAAGAAGAGAAAGGTCTTGGAAAGAAAGCACTAGAAGATAACAATGATAAACCAAAAAAGAGCTTAAATGGTGGTGCGAAAGAAGAAAAAGGTCTTGGACATAAAGCACTAGAAGATAATAATGATGAGCCAAAAAAGAGCTTAGATAGTGGTGTGAAAGAAGAGAAAGGTCTTGGACAGAAAGCACTAGAAGAGAAAGGTGATAATGATCCTGCTGCTGTTTTACAGACTAGTGTGAAGAATGTAGGAGATGTTAAAATAGGAGTTAGCGAAGACCTAAATGGCGGTGACAAAATTATTAGCAACAATAACCAAAGAAGAGCTTCACTACCTGCTAATTTTAACGATCAAGAAAATGAGTTACATAACACTCCAAGACTGCCGAGTTATATGGCTCCTACTGAATCAGCAAAAGCTAGGCTAAGGGGACAAGGCTCCCCTAGATTTGCTACTGATTTTTTAGACAAAAACAGTTTAACCAGGAGGCATTCACTTTCATCCTCATTTAACAGCAAGTCCGGTTCATTTTCTCCGAGAGCAGAAAAGCTGGTAAGTTTGAGCAACAGAGGAGTTCCGAGGACGGATAAATCTCTGTCATCTTCAAGGGATGGAACTG ATAAGTTGACTCAACCTCAATGGAGAAGGTGA